In Pedobacter heparinus DSM 2366, the following are encoded in one genomic region:
- the hemA gene encoding glutamyl-tRNA reductase, protein MEYLKIIAFTHKQIDLKSLGKLVICEQTLDDRLRNIQSELGVKEIFYVGTCNRVEFVFTSPSILDKDFILRFLTVLDMGLPAQYMEQFIENVSVYEQVDAFNHLLRTSCSLESLVVGEKEILAQIRKAYEACRVAGFTGDYMRMIMNRVVKTAKEVYTHTNISKNPVSIVSLAYRKLRDLKMCSSEARLLIVGAGETNKLLAQYLKKHKYSNFSVFNRTLKNAEALAKELNGKAYPLTALEDYKQGFDVIITCTGATEPIITEEIYTKLLNGDTGKKVIVDLAIPNDTAAEVVKNFPIHYIEVESLKEIARKNIQERYDELVNAEHIIEQNIKDFELVLRQRKIEIAMSCVPQKIKEIKHTAINGVFADEIDKLDENSRLLLEKVMNYMEKKYISVPMVMAKEILVKNS, encoded by the coding sequence TTGGAATATTTAAAGATCATTGCTTTTACGCATAAACAGATTGACTTAAAATCCTTAGGTAAATTAGTGATATGTGAGCAGACATTAGACGACAGGTTGAGAAACATTCAATCCGAGTTAGGTGTTAAAGAAATATTCTATGTAGGAACGTGTAACCGGGTCGAATTCGTATTTACTTCTCCAAGTATTTTAGATAAAGATTTCATACTGCGGTTTTTAACGGTACTGGACATGGGGCTGCCCGCACAATATATGGAGCAGTTTATTGAAAACGTATCAGTTTATGAACAGGTTGATGCATTCAATCACCTGTTGCGGACCTCCTGCTCCCTTGAAAGCCTGGTTGTCGGAGAGAAAGAGATCCTGGCACAGATCCGCAAAGCTTATGAAGCTTGTCGTGTAGCCGGATTTACCGGTGATTATATGCGAATGATCATGAACCGGGTGGTCAAAACAGCCAAAGAAGTATATACCCATACCAATATTTCTAAGAATCCCGTCTCTATCGTTTCGCTTGCTTACCGCAAGCTGCGGGACCTTAAAATGTGTTCCAGTGAGGCCCGCCTGCTTATTGTTGGCGCAGGTGAAACCAACAAACTCCTGGCACAATACCTTAAAAAACACAAATATTCTAACTTTTCTGTTTTCAACAGGACCCTCAAAAATGCTGAAGCCCTGGCTAAAGAGCTAAATGGCAAAGCTTATCCACTTACAGCACTTGAAGATTATAAACAGGGATTTGATGTCATCATCACTTGTACAGGTGCCACCGAACCGATCATTACTGAGGAAATTTATACAAAATTACTGAATGGTGATACAGGTAAAAAGGTAATTGTTGACCTGGCCATTCCTAATGATACCGCTGCTGAAGTGGTTAAAAACTTCCCAATACACTACATAGAGGTTGAATCTCTGAAAGAGATTGCCCGAAAAAATATTCAGGAACGCTATGATGAACTGGTGAATGCCGAACACATCATCGAACAAAACATCAAAGATTTTGAACTGGTATTGCGCCAACGCAAAATTGAAATCGCGATGAGCTGCGTTCCGCAGAAAATTAAGGAAATCAAGCATACCGCTATCAATGGTGTTTTTGCTGATGAGATTGATAAGCTTGATGAAAATTCGAGGTTATTATTGGAAAAAGTGATGAATTACATGGAAAAAAAATACATCAGCGTTCCAATGGTTATGGCAAAGGAGATATTGGTAAAGAATAGCTAA
- a CDS encoding alpha/beta hydrolase family protein, translated as MIIKELFSISGAAQKTIYGDCTYDDKNTNQDTIIFIHGFKGFKDWGAHNLVASFFASKGYRYVKFNLSHSGVTAQNQYDVTDMETFAANTISKELTDVNAVIDYVAATWPTAAISLIGHSRGGGLAIIQAAKDTRIHKLITWSAISDFSSLWKKEQEKEWAATGQIFVENARTKEKMPLNNTLLDDFNQNKEKVDIIRAAKKIHIPWLILHGDEDVNVKFSVAQQLAQKQLKAKIQKIQGANHVYGASHPYAANQLPMHLQEVAEKTLAFISA; from the coding sequence ATGATCATAAAAGAGCTTTTTTCAATAAGTGGCGCAGCCCAAAAAACCATTTACGGCGATTGTACTTATGACGATAAAAACACAAATCAGGACACTATAATTTTTATCCATGGCTTTAAAGGCTTTAAAGACTGGGGGGCGCATAACCTCGTTGCTTCTTTTTTTGCCTCAAAAGGCTACAGATATGTCAAATTTAACCTGTCGCACAGTGGCGTTACCGCACAAAATCAATACGATGTAACGGACATGGAAACTTTTGCTGCCAATACGATCAGCAAAGAACTGACCGATGTTAATGCAGTAATTGATTATGTTGCGGCTACCTGGCCAACTGCTGCCATCAGTCTGATAGGGCACAGCAGGGGTGGTGGACTGGCCATTATACAGGCTGCAAAAGATACCCGCATCCATAAACTCATTACCTGGTCGGCCATTTCCGATTTCTCCAGTCTCTGGAAAAAAGAACAGGAAAAGGAATGGGCAGCAACCGGACAAATTTTTGTAGAGAATGCCAGGACAAAAGAAAAAATGCCATTAAACAACACCCTGCTTGATGATTTTAATCAAAACAAAGAAAAGGTCGACATCATAAGAGCAGCAAAAAAAATACATATCCCCTGGCTTATTCTTCATGGTGATGAAGATGTAAACGTGAAATTTAGTGTTGCCCAACAACTGGCACAAAAGCAGCTTAAGGCAAAAATACAAAAAATTCAAGGCGCAAACCATGTTTATGGGGCTTCCCATCCTTATGCTGCCAATCAGCTACCAATGCATTTGCAGGAAGTTGCAGAAAAGACCCTGGCCTTTATCAGTGCTTAG
- a CDS encoding MFS transporter: MQQPQKNIAEPFSSYQLLVIALLALLQFTIVLDFMVLAPLGDFLMKSLSISPKGFGLVVSSYAFSAGASGIMAAGFADKFDRKKLLLFFYSGFIIGTLCCALATNYEMLLGARIVTGLFGGVIGAISMTIITDIFAVHQRGRVMGVVQMGFAASQVLGIPIGLYFANIWGWHSSFLMIVILAIMIAIAILIKIKPIDKHLAIQSDKSAFLHLWHAVSNRSYQTGFIATAFMGVGGFMLMPFGSAYLINNINITEAQLPLVFMFTGLAAVVVMPLIGKLSDKVDKFMVFTGGSLLAVVMILVYTNLSPVPLWQVIVINMVLFMGVMSRMIPATTLTMSIPDLNDRGAFMSVNASIQQMAGGIAALCAGLIVTQRTKSSPLEHYDTLGIVVSALILLCIFLVYRVSVMVKKKDAVLKIPAKH; encoded by the coding sequence ATGCAACAACCTCAAAAAAATATAGCCGAGCCTTTTAGTTCTTACCAACTGCTGGTTATTGCCTTGCTGGCTTTACTGCAGTTTACAATTGTACTGGACTTTATGGTACTTGCGCCACTTGGCGACTTTTTAATGAAATCGTTATCCATAAGCCCTAAAGGTTTTGGATTGGTCGTCTCTTCCTATGCTTTTAGTGCAGGTGCTTCAGGAATTATGGCTGCCGGTTTTGCCGATAAATTTGACCGTAAAAAGTTGCTGCTGTTTTTTTACAGCGGTTTTATTATAGGAACCTTGTGTTGTGCACTTGCCACCAATTACGAGATGCTACTTGGTGCAAGGATTGTAACCGGTTTATTTGGTGGTGTAATCGGCGCCATCTCTATGACAATCATTACAGATATTTTTGCCGTTCACCAACGTGGCAGAGTGATGGGGGTTGTGCAGATGGGTTTCGCTGCAAGCCAGGTACTGGGTATACCCATTGGTTTGTATTTTGCCAATATATGGGGCTGGCATTCTTCATTTCTGATGATTGTGATATTGGCAATAATGATCGCAATTGCAATTCTGATCAAGATAAAACCAATTGACAAGCATCTGGCCATACAATCAGACAAAAGCGCCTTCCTGCATTTGTGGCATGCGGTTTCTAACCGTTCCTATCAGACAGGATTTATTGCAACTGCATTTATGGGTGTTGGTGGTTTTATGTTAATGCCATTTGGAAGTGCTTATCTGATCAATAACATCAACATTACTGAAGCGCAACTGCCATTGGTATTTATGTTTACCGGCCTGGCTGCTGTTGTTGTAATGCCATTAATTGGAAAATTAAGTGATAAAGTAGACAAGTTTATGGTGTTTACTGGTGGGTCATTGCTTGCAGTGGTAATGATTCTGGTATACACTAACCTTAGTCCGGTTCCATTATGGCAGGTTATCGTGATCAATATGGTCTTATTTATGGGGGTGATGAGCAGGATGATTCCTGCAACTACACTTACGATGAGCATCCCTGACCTAAATGACAGGGGGGCTTTTATGAGTGTCAATGCTTCTATACAACAAATGGCCGGTGGTATTGCTGCGTTATGTGCTGGTTTGATCGTTACACAGAGAACAAAGAGTAGTCCACTGGAGCATTATGATACTTTAGGTATAGTGGTATCGGCACTTATACTTTTATGCATATTTTTGGTTTACCGTGTAAGTGTAATGGTGAAAAAGAAAGACGCTGTATTGAAAATCCCAGCTAAGCACTGA
- a CDS encoding TetR/AcrR family transcriptional regulator: MRARDINKVELVKQKAIELLVEVGFEGFTMNKLAKACKISVATLYIYYQDKDDLILKVGIEEVERMSAIMLENFDPESSFEEGLKQQWKNRAKCLFENPWSAQMIEQLRTSTYQLKVLEVFGKNFKEPLGKFMHNSIERGEIDQMPFETYWSIAFAPLYNLIRFHNEGQSLGGKPFVLTDEILWKTFELVIKALKK, from the coding sequence ATGCGTGCAAGGGATATAAATAAAGTAGAACTGGTTAAACAAAAAGCAATAGAGCTATTAGTTGAGGTTGGTTTTGAGGGTTTTACAATGAATAAGCTTGCTAAGGCTTGCAAAATATCTGTGGCAACCTTATACATTTATTATCAGGACAAGGACGACCTGATCTTAAAGGTAGGTATAGAGGAAGTAGAACGGATGAGTGCGATTATGCTCGAAAACTTTGACCCTGAGAGTTCATTTGAAGAAGGATTAAAACAGCAGTGGAAAAACAGGGCGAAATGTTTGTTTGAAAACCCATGGTCCGCACAGATGATAGAACAGCTGCGTACTTCTACCTACCAGTTAAAGGTTTTAGAAGTTTTTGGGAAGAACTTTAAAGAACCTCTTGGTAAGTTTATGCACAATTCCATTGAAAGGGGAGAAATTGACCAAATGCCTTTTGAAACTTATTGGAGTATAGCTTTTGCGCCTTTGTATAACCTGATCAGGTTCCATAATGAGGGGCAGAGTTTAGGCGGAAAACCATTTGTGCTGACAGATGAAATTCTTTGGAAAACATTTGAGCTGGTAATTAAAGCTTTAAAAAAATAA
- the ispG gene encoding (E)-4-hydroxy-3-methylbut-2-enyl-diphosphate synthase: MEDTVLYSRFLTREVAIGDVPMGGLNPIRIQSMTTTDTMDTIGTVEQTIRMVNSGCEYVRITAPSMKEAENLANIKKELRLRGYNVPLVADIHFTPNAAEAAARIVEKVRVNPGNYADKKRFENIEYTHQAYQAELDRIYKKFTPLVKICKEYGTAMRIGTNHGSLSDRIMSHYGDTPRGMVESAMEFIRMCEDLNYYNLVISMKASNTQVMVQAYRLLVETMVKEGMNYPLHLGVTEAGDGEDGRIKSAVGIGTLLEDGLGDTIRVSLTEDPEFEAPVAKALAMRYEKRALDLYGKMLFSETKTIVPGQLPYSPFEYQRRVTVPVQHIGGHFHPAVMLDVSHENLKDPYFLAAVGYQYSAGLDKYNMADQACDIVYLGDQLPSFSFPGNLKQVYNYSTWLSLKDKNNCHPLLSYDEYLSVELHDEQLNLVKITAENALQTDLSALKDKVVLVLETSSLNGVAAQRAFFNALIEKGLQIPVIIKRSYTAVNTDDLMLYAATDMGALLTDGMGDGVWIDADALLGLSLINATSFGILQATRTRISKTEYISCPSCGRTLFDLQETTQLIRSRTDHLKGIKIGIMGCIVNGPGEMADADYGYVGTGPDKITLYRGKEVVKKNVNAARALDDLIDLIKEDGNWVQKV; the protein is encoded by the coding sequence ATGGAAGATACAGTATTATATTCAAGGTTTTTAACACGTGAAGTTGCCATAGGAGATGTCCCAATGGGTGGTTTAAACCCCATCCGTATTCAGTCTATGACTACTACAGATACCATGGATACCATAGGCACAGTGGAGCAGACCATCAGAATGGTGAATTCCGGTTGCGAATATGTACGGATTACTGCCCCAAGTATGAAAGAGGCAGAAAACCTGGCCAATATTAAAAAGGAACTGAGGTTAAGGGGATATAACGTGCCCCTCGTAGCTGATATACATTTTACCCCGAATGCAGCAGAAGCAGCAGCACGGATAGTAGAAAAGGTAAGGGTAAACCCAGGTAATTATGCCGATAAAAAACGCTTTGAAAATATTGAATATACCCATCAGGCTTATCAGGCTGAACTGGATCGCATCTATAAGAAATTTACACCTTTAGTAAAGATCTGTAAAGAATATGGTACAGCCATGCGCATTGGCACCAACCATGGCTCACTTTCCGACCGCATCATGAGCCATTATGGAGATACTCCCCGTGGCATGGTAGAATCGGCCATGGAGTTCATCCGTATGTGCGAAGACCTGAACTACTACAACCTGGTCATTTCTATGAAAGCCAGTAATACCCAGGTAATGGTACAGGCCTACAGGCTGTTGGTAGAAACTATGGTAAAAGAAGGTATGAATTATCCTTTGCACCTGGGAGTTACGGAGGCCGGTGACGGTGAAGACGGACGGATCAAATCGGCGGTGGGCATTGGTACCTTACTTGAAGATGGTCTTGGTGATACGATCAGGGTCTCTTTAACTGAAGATCCTGAATTTGAGGCACCTGTTGCCAAAGCACTGGCAATGAGATATGAAAAGCGTGCCCTTGATCTGTATGGAAAAATGCTGTTCAGTGAAACAAAAACCATTGTTCCCGGGCAGCTTCCTTACTCTCCTTTCGAATACCAGAGAAGAGTTACAGTTCCGGTACAGCACATTGGGGGACATTTTCACCCGGCGGTAATGCTGGATGTTAGCCATGAAAATTTAAAGGATCCTTACTTTCTGGCTGCTGTGGGTTATCAATACAGTGCCGGACTGGATAAGTACAATATGGCCGATCAGGCCTGTGATATAGTTTACCTGGGCGATCAACTGCCCTCATTTTCTTTTCCCGGAAACTTAAAGCAGGTATATAACTACAGTACCTGGCTTTCCCTAAAGGACAAAAACAACTGCCATCCTTTGCTTTCCTATGATGAATATCTGTCAGTGGAGCTTCATGATGAGCAATTAAACCTGGTTAAAATTACTGCTGAAAATGCGCTGCAGACCGATCTTTCTGCTTTAAAAGATAAAGTAGTACTCGTATTGGAAACTTCATCATTAAATGGAGTGGCTGCTCAACGGGCATTTTTCAATGCGCTGATAGAAAAAGGGCTGCAGATACCGGTTATCATTAAACGCAGTTATACTGCTGTTAATACCGATGACCTGATGTTATATGCTGCAACGGACATGGGTGCATTGTTAACGGACGGAATGGGGGACGGGGTGTGGATTGATGCTGATGCTTTGCTGGGTTTGTCTTTAATTAATGCTACCAGTTTCGGAATTTTGCAGGCCACACGTACCCGTATCTCTAAAACAGAATACATTTCATGTCCAAGCTGCGGAAGGACGTTGTTCGATTTACAGGAAACCACGCAGTTGATCCGTTCCCGTACTGACCATTTAAAGGGTATCAAGATTGGCATTATGGGCTGTATCGTAAATGGTCCTGGTGAAATGGCAGATGCAGATTATGGTTATGTAGGGACCGGACCCGATAAAATAACATTATACCGCGGTAAGGAAGTGGTGAAAAAGAATGTAAATGCTGCCCGGGCACTGGATGATTTGATCGATTTGATCAAGGAGGATGGAAATTGGGTTCAAAAAGTGTAA
- a CDS encoding RDD family protein — MDPNDSEYTVVINGKPEGPYRLDQLKILHIETGTFIRKPGMDDYKEAHEFPELRALLGFTYQQTAPQYFAAFDQRLLACVIDYFFIFTAYVLLILVSFIFVEEKTQRIMIALSGSPLILVAKFFYGSITEASEKQAGLGKRLMNIRVTDLNGNRISLNRAYARNLAKLLSTAPFFFGYLYSFLNKKLQCFHDIVSDTLVIKDRLI, encoded by the coding sequence GTGGATCCCAACGATAGTGAATATACTGTAGTCATCAATGGAAAGCCTGAGGGGCCGTATAGGCTAGATCAGTTAAAAATATTGCACATTGAGACCGGAACTTTTATCAGAAAGCCGGGTATGGACGATTATAAAGAAGCGCACGAGTTCCCGGAACTGCGTGCGCTTCTTGGGTTTACCTATCAACAAACCGCACCGCAGTATTTTGCTGCTTTCGATCAGCGGCTGCTGGCCTGTGTAATTGATTATTTTTTTATATTCACGGCATACGTGCTGCTGATCCTGGTCAGTTTTATTTTTGTGGAAGAAAAAACCCAGCGCATCATGATAGCCCTGTCGGGAAGCCCTTTAATTCTGGTTGCTAAATTCTTTTATGGCAGCATTACCGAGGCTTCTGAAAAACAGGCCGGACTTGGAAAACGCCTGATGAATATCAGGGTGACAGATTTAAATGGTAATCGCATCAGCTTAAACAGAGCTTATGCCCGCAACCTGGCTAAATTATTGTCAACAGCCCCTTTCTTTTTTGGATACCTTTATAGTTTCCTGAATAAAAAACTACAGTGTTTTCACGATATCGTATCGGATACTCTGGTGATAAAGGACAGGCTCATATAA
- a CDS encoding LiaF transmembrane domain-containing protein, giving the protein MKLDRIMWGIILLFIGGVLLLENFGIINFYWWSVWRFWPIFLIIAGVNILFNRNKSQIGSIVSIIVLLITLVLLFFKGQEVPAHKKRVSTEQRIDGGDGDMEDVVEQTFSQPYTDSVPARTVLNISGGGTSFDLKGHTDSLISATVQRRGGAFSLKNEFADSVRTLSFKMKGNSSWNVGDGGNNVDLMLNTLPVWEIHVNMGAGEVDFDLSSYKVREFSFDGGAAALDVKLGNTLPITDVKVKTGIADVKINIPMASGCRIKAKTGLSSRAFTGFTKKADGTFETSNYSASTNKIFINLDGGLSSFEVKRY; this is encoded by the coding sequence ATGAAGCTGGACAGAATAATGTGGGGTATCATTCTGCTTTTTATTGGTGGAGTGCTTCTTTTGGAAAATTTCGGGATAATTAACTTTTACTGGTGGAGTGTGTGGCGTTTCTGGCCTATATTTCTTATCATCGCTGGTGTAAACATCCTTTTTAACAGAAATAAATCACAGATCGGGAGTATTGTATCTATCATTGTTTTGCTGATTACCCTAGTCCTGCTTTTTTTTAAGGGTCAGGAAGTACCTGCCCATAAAAAACGTGTATCGACAGAACAGCGTATAGACGGTGGTGATGGCGATATGGAAGATGTTGTGGAGCAGACCTTCAGTCAGCCCTACACCGATTCTGTACCTGCCAGAACCGTTCTGAACATATCAGGTGGCGGGACCTCTTTCGATCTAAAAGGCCATACAGATAGTCTGATTAGTGCTACTGTTCAGAGAAGAGGTGGGGCGTTCTCTTTAAAAAATGAATTTGCAGATAGTGTGCGTACTTTATCCTTTAAGATGAAGGGCAACAGCAGCTGGAATGTAGGTGATGGAGGTAACAATGTAGATTTAATGTTAAATACCCTGCCGGTTTGGGAAATTCATGTAAATATGGGAGCCGGAGAGGTTGATTTCGACCTCTCATCTTATAAAGTACGGGAATTTAGTTTTGATGGTGGTGCCGCTGCGCTGGATGTGAAACTCGGAAATACTTTACCCATTACCGATGTGAAAGTGAAAACTGGGATTGCCGATGTGAAAATAAACATCCCTATGGCATCCGGTTGCAGGATAAAAGCGAAGACAGGACTTTCTTCCAGGGCGTTTACCGGCTTTACCAAAAAAGCTGACGGTACTTTTGAAACCTCGAATTATAGCGCTTCGACTAATAAAATATTTATTAATCTTGACGGTGGATTGAGTAGCTTTGAGGTGAAAAGATATTAA
- a CDS encoding PspC domain-containing protein codes for MEKRLFRNEHDKVIAGVSSGVAEYMEVDVTIIRLLFVLSTIFLVGTGILVYVIMWIVVPVNNDPAARFSKFNEFFKGQQNPFQASNPFEPQKKTTENTGPFQNRTSSGINDTGVGNESFESWKKSGDFKPYKKNNNETGRTVAGLFLLVIGVYFFMDEFDLIPFHFQLTKLWPLVFVAIGASFIIRAKNKNAWENWKEQNMQPQENSGNTADAPGANVNPVQPEDPDASEGNTGSSIDFTKKEI; via the coding sequence ATGGAAAAGAGATTATTTAGAAATGAACACGACAAGGTAATTGCAGGCGTATCATCTGGTGTTGCCGAGTATATGGAGGTGGATGTGACCATTATCAGATTACTGTTTGTGCTTTCGACTATCTTCTTAGTGGGTACGGGAATTTTGGTTTATGTGATCATGTGGATCGTTGTGCCGGTAAATAATGATCCGGCAGCTCGCTTCTCAAAATTTAATGAGTTTTTTAAGGGGCAGCAAAACCCATTTCAGGCATCAAATCCGTTTGAGCCGCAAAAGAAAACAACAGAAAATACCGGGCCCTTTCAGAACCGGACTTCTTCAGGTATAAATGATACAGGTGTAGGTAATGAAAGTTTTGAGTCATGGAAAAAATCTGGTGATTTTAAACCTTACAAGAAAAATAACAATGAAACCGGACGTACCGTTGCAGGTTTGTTTTTGCTGGTTATAGGTGTATACTTTTTTATGGATGAGTTTGACTTGATCCCTTTTCATTTTCAGCTTACTAAGCTCTGGCCCCTGGTATTTGTAGCGATAGGTGCAAGTTTTATCATCAGGGCCAAAAATAAAAATGCCTGGGAAAACTGGAAAGAGCAAAATATGCAGCCCCAGGAAAATTCAGGAAACACAGCGGATGCGCCCGGTGCAAATGTAAATCCAGTACAACCTGAAGACCCAGATGCATCCGAAGGCAACACCGGAAGTAGTATTGATTTTACAAAAAAGGAAATATAG
- a CDS encoding SDR family oxidoreductase — MNAIITGATRGIGKAIALKLAEHGYNLAVCSRNSQELEKFAEELKHTGARILTVKADCSVKADVYAFCDAVREQFGTVDVLVNNAGTYLPGLLLDEADDRLEIQLNLNLNAAYYLSKYFGKMMRERASGHIFNICSIASKAVVENGGSYSVTKSALLSLNDVLREELSKHNVKVTAILPGSTLTSSWEGTKIPAERFVLPEDIASSLYTVLNLSKGVNVDEIVLKPVQF; from the coding sequence ATGAATGCAATCATAACCGGAGCCACCAGGGGTATTGGAAAAGCCATTGCGCTTAAACTGGCAGAACATGGATATAACCTTGCCGTATGTTCAAGAAACAGCCAGGAGCTGGAAAAATTTGCTGAAGAGCTGAAACATACAGGGGCGCGCATCCTCACCGTTAAAGCAGATTGCAGTGTTAAAGCTGATGTATATGCCTTTTGCGATGCTGTGCGCGAACAATTTGGTACTGTGGATGTTTTAGTAAACAATGCAGGGACATATTTACCTGGGCTTTTGCTGGATGAAGCCGATGACAGGCTGGAAATACAGTTAAATTTAAACCTGAATGCTGCTTATTATTTGTCCAAATACTTTGGTAAAATGATGCGGGAACGAGCTTCAGGGCATATCTTTAACATCTGCTCTATTGCCTCAAAAGCTGTTGTAGAAAATGGGGGCAGTTATTCTGTAACTAAATCGGCCTTGCTTAGTCTTAATGATGTATTGAGAGAGGAATTATCAAAACACAACGTTAAAGTGACAGCGATATTACCCGGTTCTACATTAACTTCATCCTGGGAGGGAACAAAAATCCCGGCTGAACGTTTTGTACTACCAGAAGACATTGCCAGTAGCTTATACACTGTTTTAAACTTAAGTAAAGGTGTAAATGTTGATGAGATCGTTTTGAAGCCGGTACAGTTTTAA